The Tigriopus californicus strain San Diego chromosome 5, Tcal_SD_v2.1, whole genome shotgun sequence genome includes a region encoding these proteins:
- the LOC131881265 gene encoding uncharacterized protein LOC131881265, translating into MSSMERGFLRTLLWLILSFRPVWCACPLSYEEQSDKLCYSLKMSPKLFAQAKEDCEKDDANLAIINTNEQLNIAQFFWDETKSKGGEGIWVGITNPSKRHCTWGTSACQSALNQFKWVNGLNFEYDTWWNDKIRANTGEECFRFRESSSVGTPFILDDGLCSDSWPFLCQAKMLITCPVSNMPSLSFGDSTWDGTTNTLGTSIR; encoded by the exons ATGTCAAGCATGGAGCGAGGTTTTTTGAGGACTTTGTTGTGGCTTATCCTCAGTTTTCGGCCCGTTTGGTGCGCGTGTCCGCTTTCATACGAGGAACAATCGGATAAACTTTGTTACTCCCTGAAAATGAGCCCCAAACTATttgctcaagccaaagaggaTTGTGAGAAAGATGATGCCAATCTAGCTATAATCAACACAAATGAGCAATTGAacattgctcaatttttttggG ATGAGACAAAATCTAAAGGAGGCGAGGGTATATGGGTTGGTATCACTAATCCTTCGAAAAGACATTGTACATGGGGCACATCTGCTTGCCAGAGTGCTctcaatcaattcaaatgggtcaatggattgaattttgaatacgACACGTGGTGGAATGACAAAATCAGAGCCAATACTGGCGAGGAATGCTTCCGATTTCGAGAGTCCTCAAGTGTGGGCACTCCATTTATTTTGGATGATGGGCTTTGCTCGGATAGCTGGCCTTTTTTGTGTCAGGCAAAAATGCTCATCA CTTGTCCGGTGTCCAATATGCCCAGCCTGTCTTTTGGAGATTCCACATGGGATGGGACGACCAATACTTTAGGAACAAGTATTAG ATGA
- the LOC131880794 gene encoding uncharacterized protein K02A2.6-like has product MPILSPGIPHFQVIIDHRPLLGIFNKPLASLNNTRLQQLRENLEQFSFSISWSAGKTHMIADALSRYPTLPANPWLNVALCATVSQTDPSFKLKVENTDKQYESLRGCISRNDPLPDSSSFRGVADEIHLEDNLLLLGNRLLVPGPARRQILELLHASHSGITKATELAKHLYYWPGMRHEIEMFIRRCPLCVAVLPSQTHEPVYSAINTTSAQMDAVSVDLFELAGNSYLVMFDWYSGFPFVAWMKVTTTEEVWKVLMGWFNQVGLPTLIKSDNGPQFRHRFVELCNHFGIHVQTSSPYHPRSNGLAEAAVKSMKSLLKKLGGLNEDVFWGALLEWRCTPRADGFSPAFGFYGRHLKTKLPSAKLRSSTPEELEAFAQARRGASADSIRASAGHPLNQLSIGSRVHVQNPLDKRWSYNAGEVIDVSNSYVMKTTAGNFRRKRRYLRPAPPSD; this is encoded by the coding sequence ATGCCCATTTTATCTCCGGGAATTCCGCATTTCCAGGTCATCATCGACCACCGCCCCCTCCTCGGTATTTTCAATAAGCCATTGGCATCTTTAAACAACACCAGACTTCAACAGCTCAGAGAGAACCTTGAACAGTTTTCGTTTAGCATTTCGTGGTCGGCTGGGAAAACCCACATGATAGCAGACGCATTGAGCCGGTATCCGACATTGCCGGCCAATCCTTGGCTGAATGTGGCATTGTGTGCAACGGTGTCACAAACTGATCCCTCCTTTAAACTCAAAGTGGAAAACACGGACAAGCAGTACGAAAGCCTCCGGGGCTGTATTTCCCGGAATGATCCGCTTCCGGACTCGTCGTCATTTCGTGGAGTAGCTGATGAGATACATCTGGAAGACAATCTCTTGTTGTTGGGCAACCGTTTGTTGGTACCTGGCCCCGCACGTCGTCAGATACTGGAGCTTTTACATGCATCCCACTCGGGCATCACAAAGGCGACTGAACTTGCCAAACACCTTTATTACTGGCCAGGCATGCggcatgaaattgaaatgttcatcCGCCGATGCCCTTTGTGTGTCGCAGTGTTGCCTTCCCAAACACATGAACCAGTATACTCGGCAATAAACACGACTTCGGCACAAATGGACGCAGTATCTGTAGATCTGTTTGAATTGGCTGGGAACAGCTACCTCGTCATGTTTGATTGGTATAGCGGTTTCCCCTTTGTGGCTTGGATGAAGGTGACGACCACAGAGGAGGTGTGGAAGGTCCTTATGGGTTGGTTCAACCAGGTTGGGCTGCCCACCTTGATCAAGAGTGACAACGGACCTCAGTTCCGTCATCGGTTTGTTGAATTGTGCAATCATTTTGGGATCCATGTACAAACAAGTTCGCCCTATCATCCACGTAGTAATGGATTGGCCGAGGCTGCAGTCAAGTCCATGAaatcattactcaaaaaacTGGGCGGCCTGAACGAAGATGTGTTTTGGGGAGCTTTGCTGGAATGGCGGTGCACTCCACGGGCAGATGGATTTTCACCAGCATTTGGATTCTACGGCCGACATTTGAAGACAAAACTACCATCCGCGAAATTGAGATCGTCAACCCCAGAAGAACTTGAAGCCTTTGCTCAAGCAAGACGGGGTGCAAGTGCTGATTCCATTAGGGCTTCAGCCGGGCATCCACTTAACCAACTCTCGATTGGCTCGCGAGTCCATGTTCAGAACCCTTTGGACAAAAGATGGTCCTACAACGCAGGGGAAGTGATTGACGTTTCAAACTCTTATGTTATGAAAACAACGGCTGGTAATTTTCGCAGAAAGAGGAGGTATTTACGTCCGGCTCCTCCTTCGGAC